A stretch of Candidatus Sphingomonas phytovorans DNA encodes these proteins:
- a CDS encoding NRDE family protein — protein sequence MCVLAFAWQAHPRWRLLLTGNRDELHARPAQPLERWQEPDHLLAGRDLQSGGTWLGVSEQGRLAVVTNLRGFGLPEPGLASRGALVTDYLAGNGPYADALTADLSVFNPVNLIVADRRGAHFLSNRPDITRSTLASGLYGLSNGRLDEPWPKTMRLKSRLLDWITGDAIDPELLFDGLREQILPDIGLEPHTPSDVPQEPLHSPIFISNPVYGTRCSTIVAIDMSGRGVIMERRFSADGDETGRTSLPFSWPE from the coding sequence ATGTGTGTCCTGGCCTTTGCGTGGCAAGCGCATCCTCGCTGGCGGCTTCTGCTGACCGGCAACCGCGACGAACTCCATGCCCGACCGGCTCAGCCGCTTGAGCGCTGGCAGGAACCGGATCATCTGCTTGCCGGACGCGATCTCCAGTCTGGCGGGACCTGGCTCGGCGTGTCCGAACAGGGCCGCCTTGCCGTGGTCACCAACCTACGCGGCTTTGGCTTGCCGGAGCCCGGCCTGGCCTCGCGCGGGGCGCTGGTGACGGACTATCTGGCGGGGAACGGTCCTTATGCGGATGCGCTCACCGCTGATCTTTCGGTCTTCAATCCGGTCAACCTGATCGTGGCTGACCGGCGAGGAGCACATTTCCTCTCGAACCGGCCGGATATCACGCGAAGCACCCTCGCTTCGGGCCTGTACGGCTTGTCGAACGGACGGCTCGACGAGCCGTGGCCCAAGACAATGCGGCTCAAGTCACGGCTGCTCGACTGGATCACCGGCGACGCGATCGATCCCGAATTGCTGTTCGATGGCTTGCGGGAACAGATCCTGCCCGACATCGGCCTAGAACCCCACACGCCTTCCGATGTGCCGCAGGAACCGCTTCATTCGCCGATCTTCATCAGCAATCCGGTCTATGGCACACGGTGCAGCACCATAGTGGCAATCGACATGTCGGGACGCGGCGTCATCATGGAACGACGCTTCTCGGCCGATGGCGACGAGACCGGCAGGACGAGCCTGCCCTTCTCCTGGCCTGAATGA
- a CDS encoding alpha/beta fold hydrolase: MDSQQQDSVGLEPLPARRWPRWMLAAIGMVMILGGALLASAIQTSGGVRVSDIRFNGAGGTEMSALLYVPTSATPTTPAPGILAVHGYINSRETQDGFAIEFARRGYVVLAMDQTGHGYSGGKAFSNGFGGPDGLAYLRSLPFVDKDQIGLEGHSMGGWTVLAAAAAMPDAYRSIVLEGSSTGAPYAKEGTPGWPRNLGLVYSRYDEFSQLMWGVGRAMDVGQSVKLKQLFGTSEAVQAGRLYGSIPAGTARYLVQPSTTHPGDHISAAAIGAATDWFARTLSGGHPRPAGDQIWFWKEIGTGLGLLGFVPLVLGLFDLMLALPFFASLRGNPVATLPARDARWWRRAAIAAVVPVLIFFPVFIGIFLLVPATAFLPQTVTTQVTVWALVGAGLTWFFGRGRSAGRETGIDWLKTILLALAVTLVAYLVLALVQRLLMTDLRFWIMAIKPPSIRQWLIALIYIVPMTVAFLMTGRVLSSLTVADDHGVVRYVSPMLVLCGGFAALLGLVYGAFFATGTLATGFDPLSTIIAIQFVPVLAAVAAVMTFGWSRTGSHRPGAVLAGMLITLYVVAGTATQG, translated from the coding sequence ATGGATAGCCAGCAGCAGGATTCGGTCGGGCTCGAACCGCTCCCGGCCCGGCGATGGCCGCGCTGGATGCTGGCGGCGATCGGCATGGTAATGATCCTGGGCGGGGCACTGCTCGCAAGTGCGATCCAGACCTCCGGCGGCGTCCGGGTGAGCGATATCCGTTTCAACGGCGCCGGCGGCACCGAGATGAGCGCGCTTCTCTACGTTCCGACAAGTGCAACACCGACAACGCCAGCGCCCGGCATCCTGGCGGTGCACGGCTATATCAATTCGCGCGAGACGCAGGACGGCTTTGCGATCGAGTTCGCCCGGCGCGGCTATGTCGTGCTGGCGATGGACCAGACCGGCCATGGCTATAGCGGCGGCAAGGCATTCTCGAATGGCTTTGGCGGGCCGGACGGGCTCGCCTATCTTCGCTCGCTGCCGTTCGTCGACAAGGACCAGATCGGGCTTGAGGGGCACAGCATGGGCGGCTGGACTGTGCTCGCGGCGGCGGCGGCGATGCCCGATGCCTATCGCTCGATCGTGCTTGAGGGATCGTCCACCGGCGCGCCTTATGCGAAGGAAGGCACGCCCGGATGGCCGCGCAATCTGGGACTGGTCTATAGCCGCTATGACGAATTCTCCCAACTGATGTGGGGTGTCGGGCGCGCCATGGATGTCGGGCAAAGCGTGAAGCTGAAGCAGCTGTTCGGCACGTCGGAAGCGGTGCAGGCGGGTAGGCTCTATGGCTCGATCCCGGCGGGAACGGCGCGATATCTGGTGCAGCCGTCGACGACACATCCGGGTGATCATATCTCGGCGGCGGCGATCGGCGCCGCAACCGACTGGTTCGCTCGCACGCTTTCCGGCGGTCATCCGCGTCCGGCGGGGGATCAGATATGGTTCTGGAAGGAGATTGGCACCGGCCTCGGCCTGCTCGGCTTTGTGCCGCTGGTGCTGGGGCTGTTCGATCTGATGCTGGCGCTTCCCTTCTTTGCGTCGCTGCGGGGCAACCCCGTCGCGACGTTGCCCGCTCGGGACGCGCGATGGTGGCGTCGGGCGGCGATCGCCGCCGTGGTGCCGGTGCTGATCTTCTTCCCGGTCTTCATCGGGATATTCCTGCTGGTGCCGGCGACGGCGTTCCTGCCGCAGACGGTAACGACCCAGGTGACGGTGTGGGCGCTGGTGGGGGCGGGGCTGACCTGGTTCTTCGGGCGAGGGCGATCGGCCGGACGGGAAACTGGAATCGATTGGTTGAAGACGATCCTGCTCGCGCTTGCCGTGACGTTGGTGGCCTATCTGGTTCTGGCATTGGTGCAGCGATTGCTGATGACCGATCTCCGCTTCTGGATCATGGCGATCAAGCCGCCGAGCATCCGGCAATGGCTGATCGCGCTGATCTACATCGTGCCGATGACAGTCGCCTTCCTGATGACGGGAAGGGTGCTGAGCTCGCTGACGGTCGCGGATGACCATGGTGTGGTGCGCTATGTCTCGCCCATGCTGGTACTGTGTGGCGGGTTCGCCGCGCTGCTCGGTCTGGTCTATGGCGCATTCTTCGCGACGGGCACCCTGGCGACCGGATTCGATCCGCTGTCGACCATCATCGCGATCCAGTTCGTGCCGGTGCTGGCCGCTGTCGCAGCGGTCATGACCTTTGGCTGGAGCCGCACCGGCAGCCATCGGCCCGGCGCCGTGCTGGCCGGGATGTTGATTACCCTCTATGTCGTGGCCGGGACGGCGACCCAGGGCTGA